The following are from one region of the Cynocephalus volans isolate mCynVol1 chromosome 17, mCynVol1.pri, whole genome shotgun sequence genome:
- the SH2D3C gene encoding SH2 domain-containing protein 3C, translating to MTAVGRRCSALGPRGSAGEVEAGGDYVKFSKEKYILDSSPEKLHKELEEELKLSSTDLRSHAWYHGRIPREVSETLVQRNGDFLIRDSLTSLGDYVLTCRWRNQALHFKINKVVVKAGESYTHIQYLFEQESFDHVPALVRYHVGSRKAVSEQSGAIIYCPINRTFPLRYLEASYGLGQGSGKAASPASPSGSKGSYMKRRSVTMTDGLTADKVTCSDGCPTSASLPHPRDSIRSSALSMDQIPDLHSPMSPISESPSSPAYSTVTRVHAAPAAPSATALPASPVTRRSSEPQLCPGSAPKPPGESDKGPHTSPSHSLCKASPSPSVSSYSDQDSGHYCQLQPPVRGSREWTAAEASSRQARSYGERLKDLSENGVPEGDWGKAFTVPVVEATSSFNPATFQSLLIPKDNRPLEVGLLRKVKELLAEADARTLARHVTKVDCLVARILGVTKEMQALMGVRWGMELLTLPHGRQLRLDLLERFHTMSIMLAVDILGCTGSAEERAALLHKTIQLAAELRGTMGNMFSFAAVMGALDMAQISRLEQTWVTLRQRHTEGAILYEKKLKPFLKSLNEGKEGLPLSNTTFPHVLPLITLLECDSAPAEGPEPWGSTEHGVEVVLAHLEAARTVAHHGGLYHTNAEVKLQGFQARPELLEVFSTEFQMRLLWGSQGASSSQARRYEKFDKVLTALSHKLEPAVRSSEL from the exons gTCCGCTGGAGAGGTGGAGGCCGGCGGGGACTACGTGAAG TTTTCCAAGGAGAAGTACATCCTGGACTCCTCGCCAGAGAAACTGCACAAAGAGTTGGAGGAGGAACTCAAACTCAGCAGCACGGATCTCCGCAGCCATGCCTGGTACCATGGCCGCATCCCCCGCGAG GTCTCGGAGACCCTGGTACAGCGCAACGGCGACTTTCTCATCCGGGACTCACTCACCAGCCTGGGTGACTATGTGCTCACGTGCCGCTGGCGCAACCAGGCTTTGCACTTCAAGATCAACAAGGTGGTGGTGAAGGCGGGCGAGAGCTACACCCACATCCAGTACCTGTTTGAGCAGGAGAGCTTCGACCACGTGCCCGCCTTGGTGCGGTATCACGTGGGCAGCCGCAAGGCCGTGTCGGAGCAGAGTGGGGCCATCATCTACTGCCCCATCAACCGCACCTTCCCACTACGCTACCTCGAGGCCAGCTATGGCCTGGGCCAGGGCAGTGGCAAGGCTGCCAGCCCCGCCAGCCCCTCAGGCTCCAAAGGCAGCTACATGAAACGGCGCAGCGTCACCATGACTGACGGGCTCACTGCAGACAAGGTCACGTGCAGCGATGGCTGCCCCACCAG CgcatcccttccccacccccgggACTCCATCCGCAGCAGCGCCCTCAGCATGGACCAGATCCCAGACCTGCACTCGCCCATGTCACCCATCTCCGAGAGCCCCAGCTCCCCTGCCTACAGCACTG TAACCCGTGTTCACGCCGCCCCCGCAGCCCCCTCTGCCACAGCACTGCCTGCCTCCCCTGTCACCCGCCGCTCCAGTGAGCCCCAGCTGTGTCCCGGAAGTGCCCCAAAGCCCCCTGGCGAGTCGGATAAAGGCCCTCACACCAGCCCCTCCCACAGCCTCTGCAAGGCCTCCCCCTCTCCATCGGTCAGCAGCTACAGCGACCAGGACTCTGGCCATTACTGCCAGCTCCAGCCTCCCGTCCGTGGCAGCCGAGAGTGGACAGCAGCTGAAGCCTCCAGCCGGCAGGCTAGGAGCTACGGGGAGAGGCTAAAGGACCTGTCAGAAAATGGGGTCCCTGAGGGGGACTGGGGCAAGGCCTTCACAGTCCCCGTTGTGGAAGCTACCTCTTCCTTCAACCCAGCCACCTTCCAGTCATTACTAATCCCCAAGGATAACCGGCCACTGGAAGTTGGTCTTCTGCGCAAGGTCAAGGAGCTGCTGGCAGAGGCGGATGCCCGGACGCTGGCCCGGCATGTCACTAAGGTTGACTGCCTG GTTGCTAGGATACTGGGCGTTACCAAGGAGATGCAGGCCCTAATGGGAGTCCGCTGGGGCATGGAGCTGCTCACCCTGCCCCATGGCCGGCAGCTGCGGCTGGACCTGCTGGAAAG GTTCCACACCATGTCCATCATGCTGGCCGTGGACATCCTGGGCTGCACGGGCTCCGCCGAGGAGAGGGCGGCGCTGCTGCACAAGACCATCCAGCTGGCGGCCGAGCTGCGGGGCACCATGGGCAACATGTTCAGCTTCGCTGCGGTCATGGGCGCCCTGGACATGGCCCAG ATTTCCCGGCTGGAGCAGACATGGGTGACCCTGCGGCAGCGACACACAGAGGGTGCCATTCTGTATGAGAAGAAGCTCAAGCCTTTTCTCAAGAGCCTCAATGAGGGCAAAG AAGGCCTGCCGCTAAGCAACACCACGTTTCCTCATGTGCTGCCGCTCATCACTCTGCTGGAGTGTGACTCAGCCCCAGCCGAGGGCCCAGAGCCCTGGGGCAGCACGGAGCATGGCGTGGAGGTGGTGCTGGCCCACCTGGAGGCCGCCCGCACGGTGGCGCACCACGGAGGCCTGTACCACACCAACGCCGAGGTCAAGCTGCAGG GGTTCCAGGCCCGGCCAGAGCTCCTGGAGGTGTTCAGCACTGAGTTCCAGATGCGCCTCCTCTGGGGGAGCCAGGGCGCCAGCAGCAGCCAGGCCCGGCGCTATGAGAAGTTCGACAAGGTCCTCACTGCCCTGTCCCACAAACTGGAGCCTGCTGTCCGTTCCAGCGAGCTGTAA
- the TTC16 gene encoding tetratricopeptide repeat protein 16 isoform X2 translates to MTDAGEEALELDQSPSQDIRKPWVIPVPKETLQRIFGTSQVFQGFSDIKPKVTELTVPLKVREYHHQGQQCLEQEDWEVAVLFFSRALHLDSQLLCDFSSAAQNLRRAYSFQPENNKYLERLTFVLYLKGQCLFEQCAFLDALKVFSQASELQPEKPCFHYRRIACLLALNRHHDCLSLITKEVKQGTTNADIYILRARLYNFFQKPSLCYRDLHSALLLDPKHPQARVLLQMMVDQAQQAHRDAGILAVQGKLHPALLRINCAIENNPLDPSLFLFRGTMYRRLREYDPAVEDFLKALDMMTDSQEDLVRQAQRQLLLAYNDFAVHCYMQGAYQEGVLLLNKALKDEQREKGLYINRGDCFFQLGNLAFAEADYQQALALSPHDDGANMRMGLLQEKMGFCEQRRRQFQKAENHFSMAIQHNPQRAQYYLQRAKSRQLLQNIFGAREDIATVLLLNPKQPKLLPLMTNLFPGMSVEEVLGSQVGHLARLQLERLLESSSKAGSPQGIVGLIGKWELERQKARALQISWKLEEPLFETSKEPEATPQMLQVVPENSEEEIPKKEEEVEEEKEKEEKPELTPNKVTSLSDSYLDQTSSGSSLGFRTTSISEREISTVCQEYRSTSATAVTSSDSSLLKTQSSGSGNNWEDLSLSHRPRKIEAAQDHKQSPSKTKATQDQSQRSSETEATQGWSQSPSKTKATQGSRQRPSKTKTTQDQSQSPSKTEATQGPRQRPRKTKAIQSPRRRLRKAKPAHGWSWRPKADATQGQSWGLIRSSSKTKAFYEPNWSPSKTEAAQDQSRRPSKMEAAQCQSQSTSSSSSKTEAT, encoded by the exons ATGACAGACGCTGGCGAG GAGGCTCTGGAGCTTGACCAGTCCCCCTCACAGGACATCCGAAAACCATGGGTGATTCCAGTCCCAAAGGAGACCCTGCAACGCATCTTTGGAACCAGCCAAGTGTTCCAGGGCTTCAGTGATATAAAACCAAAGGTCACAGAGTTAACAGTGCCCCTCAAAGTCAGGGAGTA CCACCATCAAGGTCAGCAGTGCTTGGAGCAAGAGGACTGGGAGGTGGCCGTGCTGTTCTTCTCCCGTGCCCTCCACCTGGACTCCCAGCTG CTCTGCGACTTCTCCTCGGCTGCCCAGAACCTGCGAAGGGCCTACTCCTTCCAGCCGGAGAACAACAAGTACCTGGAGCGGCTCACCTTTGTGCTTTACCTGAAG GGCCAGTGTTTGTTCGAGCAGTGCGCCTTCCTGGATGCCCTGAAAGTCTTCTCACAAGCCTCTGAGCTCCAGCCCGAGAAACCCTGCTTCCACTACCGCCG CATAGCCTGTCTCCTTGCCCTCAATCGGCATCACGACTGCCTCTCACTCATCACCAAGGAGGTGAAGCAGGGCACGACCAACGCCGATATCTACATCCTCCGGGCCAGACTCTACAACTTCTTTCAGAAG CCCAGTCTCTGCTACCGGGACCTGCACAGTGCCTTGCTGTTGGATCCCAAGCACCCTCAGGCCAGGGTGCTGCTCCAGATGATGGTGGACCAGGCCCAGCAGGCTCACCGTGATGCCGGGATCCTGGCCGTGCAGGGCAAACTGCATCCCGCACTGCTGCGCATCAACTGCGCCATTGAGAACAACCCTCTGGACCCCAGCCTCTTCCTCTTCCG GGGCACCATGTACCGCCGGCTCCGGGAGTATGACCCCGCGGTGGAGGATTTCCTGAAGGCGCTGGACATGATGACTGACAGCCAGGAGGACTTGGTGCGGCAGGCGCAGCGCCAGCTCCTGCTGGCCTACAACGACTTTGCCGTGCACTGCTACATGCAGGGCGCCTACCAGGAGGGCGTGCTGCTGCTGAACAAGGCGCTGAAGGACGAGCAGCGGGAGAAGGGCCTCTACATCAACCGTGGCG ATTGCTTCTTCCAGCTGGGCAACCTGGCCTTTGCCGAGGCGGACTATCAGCAGGCGCTGGCGCTGAGCCCGCACGACGACGGCGCCAACATGCGCATGGGCCTGCTGCAGGAGAAGATGGGCTTCTGCGAGCAGAGGCGCAG GCAGTTCCAGAAGGCTGAGAACCACTTCTCAATGGCCATCCAGCACAACCCCCAGAGGGCGCAGTACTACCTGCAGCGGGCCAAGAGCCGGCAGCTCCTGCAGAACATTTTTGGGGCCCGCGAGGACATTGCCACGGTCCTGCTCCTCAACCCCAAGCAGCCAAAG CTACTCCCACTGATGACCAACCTCTTTCCGGGCATGTCAGTGGAGGAGGTGCTTGGCAGCCAGGTGGGCCACCTGGCCAGGCTGCAGCTGGAGCGGCTGCTGGAGAGCAGCTCGAAGGCTGGCAGCCCACAAGGCATTGTGGG ACTGATCGGGAAGTGGGAATTAGAGCGCCAGAAGGCCCGAGCCCTGCAGATCTCATGGAAGCTGGAAGAGCCTTTGTTTGAGACTTCCAAAGAGCCAGAGGCCACCCCCCAAATGCTGCAGGTAGTACCAGAAAACTCAGAGGAGGAGATCCccaagaaggaggaggaagtggaggaggagaaagaaaag GAGGAGAAACCGGAGCTCACCCCTAACAAGGTGACATCCTTATCGGACAGCTACCTTGATCAGACCTCTTCAGGCTCCAGCTTGGGCT TCAGGACCACATCCATCTCAGAGAGGGAGATATCCACTGTCTGCCAGGAATACAGGAGCACCTCAGCCACTGCTGTGACATCCTCTGACTCCTCACTGCTGAAGACTCAATCCTCAGGCTCTGGGAACAATTGGGAGGACCTGAGCCTAAGCCATAGACCCAGAAAAATTGAGGCTGCCCAGGACCATAAGCAGAGCCCCAGCAAGACCAAGGCCACCCAGGACCAGAGCCAGAGGTCTAGTGAGACTGAGGCCACCCAGGGCTGGAGCCAGAGCCCTAGCAAAACCAAGGCCACCCAGGGCTCAAGACAAAGGCCCAGCAAGACCAAAACCACCCAGGACCAGAGCCAGAGCCCTAGCAAGACCGAGGCCACTCAAGGCCCAAGGCAGAGACCCAGGAAGACCAAGGCCATCCAGAGCCCAAGGCGAAGGCTCAGAAAGGCCAAGCCTGCCCATGGCTGGAGCTGGAGACCCAAGGCTGATGCCAcccagggacagagctggggacTGATCCGAAGTTCCAGCAAGACCAAGGCTTTTTATGAACCAAATTGGAGCCCCAGCAAGACTGAGGCTGCCCAGGACCAGAGCCGGAGGCCCAGCAAGATGGAGGCTGCCCAGTGCCAGAGCCAGAGCACAAGCTCAAGTTCCAGCAAGACTGAGGCCACTTGA
- the TTC16 gene encoding tetratricopeptide repeat protein 16 isoform X1, with product MTDAGEEALELDQSPSQDIRKPWVIPVPKETLQRIFGTSQVFQGFSDIKPKVTELTVPLKVREYHHQGQQCLEQEDWEVAVLFFSRALHLDSQLVDFYALRAEAYIQLCDFSSAAQNLRRAYSFQPENNKYLERLTFVLYLKGQCLFEQCAFLDALKVFSQASELQPEKPCFHYRRIACLLALNRHHDCLSLITKEVKQGTTNADIYILRARLYNFFQKPSLCYRDLHSALLLDPKHPQARVLLQMMVDQAQQAHRDAGILAVQGKLHPALLRINCAIENNPLDPSLFLFRGTMYRRLREYDPAVEDFLKALDMMTDSQEDLVRQAQRQLLLAYNDFAVHCYMQGAYQEGVLLLNKALKDEQREKGLYINRGDCFFQLGNLAFAEADYQQALALSPHDDGANMRMGLLQEKMGFCEQRRRQFQKAENHFSMAIQHNPQRAQYYLQRAKSRQLLQNIFGAREDIATVLLLNPKQPKLLPLMTNLFPGMSVEEVLGSQVGHLARLQLERLLESSSKAGSPQGIVGLIGKWELERQKARALQISWKLEEPLFETSKEPEATPQMLQVVPENSEEEIPKKEEEVEEEKEKEEKPELTPNKVTSLSDSYLDQTSSGSSLGFRTTSISEREISTVCQEYRSTSATAVTSSDSSLLKTQSSGSGNNWEDLSLSHRPRKIEAAQDHKQSPSKTKATQDQSQRSSETEATQGWSQSPSKTKATQGSRQRPSKTKTTQDQSQSPSKTEATQGPRQRPRKTKAIQSPRRRLRKAKPAHGWSWRPKADATQGQSWGLIRSSSKTKAFYEPNWSPSKTEAAQDQSRRPSKMEAAQCQSQSTSSSSSKTEAT from the exons ATGACAGACGCTGGCGAG GAGGCTCTGGAGCTTGACCAGTCCCCCTCACAGGACATCCGAAAACCATGGGTGATTCCAGTCCCAAAGGAGACCCTGCAACGCATCTTTGGAACCAGCCAAGTGTTCCAGGGCTTCAGTGATATAAAACCAAAGGTCACAGAGTTAACAGTGCCCCTCAAAGTCAGGGAGTA CCACCATCAAGGTCAGCAGTGCTTGGAGCAAGAGGACTGGGAGGTGGCCGTGCTGTTCTTCTCCCGTGCCCTCCACCTGGACTCCCAGCTG GTAGACTTTTATGCCTTAAGGGCTGAGGCCTACATCCAGCTCTGCGACTTCTCCTCGGCTGCCCAGAACCTGCGAAGGGCCTACTCCTTCCAGCCGGAGAACAACAAGTACCTGGAGCGGCTCACCTTTGTGCTTTACCTGAAG GGCCAGTGTTTGTTCGAGCAGTGCGCCTTCCTGGATGCCCTGAAAGTCTTCTCACAAGCCTCTGAGCTCCAGCCCGAGAAACCCTGCTTCCACTACCGCCG CATAGCCTGTCTCCTTGCCCTCAATCGGCATCACGACTGCCTCTCACTCATCACCAAGGAGGTGAAGCAGGGCACGACCAACGCCGATATCTACATCCTCCGGGCCAGACTCTACAACTTCTTTCAGAAG CCCAGTCTCTGCTACCGGGACCTGCACAGTGCCTTGCTGTTGGATCCCAAGCACCCTCAGGCCAGGGTGCTGCTCCAGATGATGGTGGACCAGGCCCAGCAGGCTCACCGTGATGCCGGGATCCTGGCCGTGCAGGGCAAACTGCATCCCGCACTGCTGCGCATCAACTGCGCCATTGAGAACAACCCTCTGGACCCCAGCCTCTTCCTCTTCCG GGGCACCATGTACCGCCGGCTCCGGGAGTATGACCCCGCGGTGGAGGATTTCCTGAAGGCGCTGGACATGATGACTGACAGCCAGGAGGACTTGGTGCGGCAGGCGCAGCGCCAGCTCCTGCTGGCCTACAACGACTTTGCCGTGCACTGCTACATGCAGGGCGCCTACCAGGAGGGCGTGCTGCTGCTGAACAAGGCGCTGAAGGACGAGCAGCGGGAGAAGGGCCTCTACATCAACCGTGGCG ATTGCTTCTTCCAGCTGGGCAACCTGGCCTTTGCCGAGGCGGACTATCAGCAGGCGCTGGCGCTGAGCCCGCACGACGACGGCGCCAACATGCGCATGGGCCTGCTGCAGGAGAAGATGGGCTTCTGCGAGCAGAGGCGCAG GCAGTTCCAGAAGGCTGAGAACCACTTCTCAATGGCCATCCAGCACAACCCCCAGAGGGCGCAGTACTACCTGCAGCGGGCCAAGAGCCGGCAGCTCCTGCAGAACATTTTTGGGGCCCGCGAGGACATTGCCACGGTCCTGCTCCTCAACCCCAAGCAGCCAAAG CTACTCCCACTGATGACCAACCTCTTTCCGGGCATGTCAGTGGAGGAGGTGCTTGGCAGCCAGGTGGGCCACCTGGCCAGGCTGCAGCTGGAGCGGCTGCTGGAGAGCAGCTCGAAGGCTGGCAGCCCACAAGGCATTGTGGG ACTGATCGGGAAGTGGGAATTAGAGCGCCAGAAGGCCCGAGCCCTGCAGATCTCATGGAAGCTGGAAGAGCCTTTGTTTGAGACTTCCAAAGAGCCAGAGGCCACCCCCCAAATGCTGCAGGTAGTACCAGAAAACTCAGAGGAGGAGATCCccaagaaggaggaggaagtggaggaggagaaagaaaag GAGGAGAAACCGGAGCTCACCCCTAACAAGGTGACATCCTTATCGGACAGCTACCTTGATCAGACCTCTTCAGGCTCCAGCTTGGGCT TCAGGACCACATCCATCTCAGAGAGGGAGATATCCACTGTCTGCCAGGAATACAGGAGCACCTCAGCCACTGCTGTGACATCCTCTGACTCCTCACTGCTGAAGACTCAATCCTCAGGCTCTGGGAACAATTGGGAGGACCTGAGCCTAAGCCATAGACCCAGAAAAATTGAGGCTGCCCAGGACCATAAGCAGAGCCCCAGCAAGACCAAGGCCACCCAGGACCAGAGCCAGAGGTCTAGTGAGACTGAGGCCACCCAGGGCTGGAGCCAGAGCCCTAGCAAAACCAAGGCCACCCAGGGCTCAAGACAAAGGCCCAGCAAGACCAAAACCACCCAGGACCAGAGCCAGAGCCCTAGCAAGACCGAGGCCACTCAAGGCCCAAGGCAGAGACCCAGGAAGACCAAGGCCATCCAGAGCCCAAGGCGAAGGCTCAGAAAGGCCAAGCCTGCCCATGGCTGGAGCTGGAGACCCAAGGCTGATGCCAcccagggacagagctggggacTGATCCGAAGTTCCAGCAAGACCAAGGCTTTTTATGAACCAAATTGGAGCCCCAGCAAGACTGAGGCTGCCCAGGACCAGAGCCGGAGGCCCAGCAAGATGGAGGCTGCCCAGTGCCAGAGCCAGAGCACAAGCTCAAGTTCCAGCAAGACTGAGGCCACTTGA
- the TOR2A gene encoding prosalusin isoform X2 has protein sequence MAAAAPGRRPWGSLLGLLGLLGLASTASWDLASLRCNFGAFCECDFRPDLPGEEPGSPERRGRRTGERSEPGLPGRRPPGGDPAPTKPLVLSLHGWTGTGKSYVSSLLAHYLFRGGLRSPYVHHFSPVIHFPHPSHIERYKKDLKSWVQGNLTACGRSLFLFDEMDKLPPGLMEVLRPFLGSSWVVYGTNYRKAIFIFISNTGGEQINQVALEAWRSRRDREEIRLQELEPVISRAVLDNPHHGFWHSGIMEEHLLDTVVPFLPLQRHHVRHCVLNELAQLGLEPRDEVVQAVLDSTTFFPEDEQLFSSNGCKTVTARIAFFL, from the exons ATGGCGGCTGCGGCGCCTGGCCGCCGGCCCTGGGGCTCGCTCCTCGGGCTGCTCGGGCTGCTTGGGCTGGCCTCGACCGCCTCCTGGGACCTGGCTTCGCTGCGCTGCAACTTCGGCGCCTTCTGTGAATGCGACTTCCGGCCCGACTTGCCGGGTGAGGAGCCGGGGAGCCCGGAGCGGAGGGGCAGGCGGACAGGAGAGCGCTCGGAGCCCGGCTTGCCGGGCCGGA GACCGCCTGGTGGGG ACCCGGCCCCCACCAAGCCGCTGGTCCTCTCCCTGCACGGCTGGACCGGCACCGGCAAGTCCTACGTCAGCTCCCTGCTGGCGCACTACCTCTTCCGGGGCGGCCTCCGGAGCCCCTACGTGCACCACTTTTCCCCAGTCATCCACTTCCCTCACCCCAGTCACATCGAGCGCTACAAG AAGGATCTTAAGAGCTGGGTCCAGGGGAACCTCACTGCCTGCGGCCGCTCCCTTTTCCTCTTCGATGAGATGGACAAGCTGCCCCCAGGCCTGATGGAGGTCCTGCGACCTTTCCTGGGCTCCTCATGGGTTGTGTATGGGACCAACTATCGCAAAGCCATCTTCATCTTCATCAG CAACACTGGTGGCGAGCAGATCAACCAGGTGGCATTGGAGGCGTGGCGCAGCCGCCGGGACCGTGAGGAGATCCGCCTGCAGGAGCTGGAGCCGGTCATTTCCCGGGCTGTGCTGGACAACCCGCACC ATGGCTTCTGGCACTCGGGCATCATGGAGGAGCACCTCCTGGACACTGTGGTGCCCTTCCTCCCACTCCAGCGACACCACGTACGGCACTGTGTGCTAAACGAGTTGGCTCAGCTGGGCCTGGAGCCAAGGGACGAGGTTGTCCAGGCTGTGCTGGACAGCACCACCTTCTTCCCTGAGGACGAACAGCTCTTCTCCTCCAATGGCTGCAAGACCGTCACTGCCCGAATCGCTTTCTTTCTCTGA
- the TOR2A gene encoding prosalusin isoform X1 — translation MAAAAPGRRPWGSLLGLLGLLGLASTASWDLASLRCNFGAFCECDFRPDLPGLECDLAQHLAGQHLARELVVKALKAFVQDPAPTKPLVLSLHGWTGTGKSYVSSLLAHYLFRGGLRSPYVHHFSPVIHFPHPSHIERYKKDLKSWVQGNLTACGRSLFLFDEMDKLPPGLMEVLRPFLGSSWVVYGTNYRKAIFIFISNTGGEQINQVALEAWRSRRDREEIRLQELEPVISRAVLDNPHHGFWHSGIMEEHLLDTVVPFLPLQRHHVRHCVLNELAQLGLEPRDEVVQAVLDSTTFFPEDEQLFSSNGCKTVTARIAFFL, via the exons ATGGCGGCTGCGGCGCCTGGCCGCCGGCCCTGGGGCTCGCTCCTCGGGCTGCTCGGGCTGCTTGGGCTGGCCTCGACCGCCTCCTGGGACCTGGCTTCGCTGCGCTGCAACTTCGGCGCCTTCTGTGAATGCGACTTCCGGCCCGACTTGCCGG GTCTAGAGTGTGACCTAGCCCAGCATCTGGCTGGCCAGCATCTGGCCAGGGAGCTGGTGGTGAAGGCGCTGAAGGCCTTCGTGCAAGACCCGGCCCCCACCAAGCCGCTGGTCCTCTCCCTGCACGGCTGGACCGGCACCGGCAAGTCCTACGTCAGCTCCCTGCTGGCGCACTACCTCTTCCGGGGCGGCCTCCGGAGCCCCTACGTGCACCACTTTTCCCCAGTCATCCACTTCCCTCACCCCAGTCACATCGAGCGCTACAAG AAGGATCTTAAGAGCTGGGTCCAGGGGAACCTCACTGCCTGCGGCCGCTCCCTTTTCCTCTTCGATGAGATGGACAAGCTGCCCCCAGGCCTGATGGAGGTCCTGCGACCTTTCCTGGGCTCCTCATGGGTTGTGTATGGGACCAACTATCGCAAAGCCATCTTCATCTTCATCAG CAACACTGGTGGCGAGCAGATCAACCAGGTGGCATTGGAGGCGTGGCGCAGCCGCCGGGACCGTGAGGAGATCCGCCTGCAGGAGCTGGAGCCGGTCATTTCCCGGGCTGTGCTGGACAACCCGCACC ATGGCTTCTGGCACTCGGGCATCATGGAGGAGCACCTCCTGGACACTGTGGTGCCCTTCCTCCCACTCCAGCGACACCACGTACGGCACTGTGTGCTAAACGAGTTGGCTCAGCTGGGCCTGGAGCCAAGGGACGAGGTTGTCCAGGCTGTGCTGGACAGCACCACCTTCTTCCCTGAGGACGAACAGCTCTTCTCCTCCAATGGCTGCAAGACCGTCACTGCCCGAATCGCTTTCTTTCTCTGA
- the PTRH1 gene encoding peptidyl-tRNA hydrolase: MQTPGLLRARMWRSRARSWCVLEPRPPGQRWLVAGLGNPGLPGTRHSVGMAVLGQLARRLGVAESWARDRRCAADLALAPLGDAQLVLLRPRRLMNANGRSVARAAELFGLTAEEVYLVHDELDKPLGKLALKLGGSARGHNGVRSCISCLNSSAMPRLRVGIGRPTHPDAVQAHVLGCFSPAEQELLPLLLDRATDLLLDHIRERSQGPSSSP, from the exons ATGCAGACGCCCGGCCTCTTGCGCGCTAGGATGTGGCGGAGTAGGGCCAGGAGCTGGTGCGTGTTGGAGCCTCGGCCCCCGGGGCAACGGTGGCTG GTGGCTGGCCTGGGGAACCCCGGACTGCCCGGAACGCGGCACAGCGTAGGCATGGCGGTGCTGGGGCAGCTGGCGCGGCGGCTGGGTGTGGCGGAGAGCTGGGCGCGCGACCGGCGCTGCGCCGCAGATCTCGCCCTGGCTCCGCTAGGGGATGCCCAGCTGGTCCTGCTCCGGCCGCGGCGGCTCATGAACGCCAACGGTCGCAGCGTGGCCCGGGCCG CGGAGCTGTTCGGGCTGACTGCCGAGGAGGTCTACCTGGTGCATGATGAGCTGGACAAGCCTCTGGGGAAACTGGCCCTGAAGCTGGGGGGCAGTGCCAG GGGTCACAATGGAGTCCGTTCCTGCATCAGCTGCCTCAACTCCAGT GCAATGCCCAGGCTGCGGGTAGGCATCGGGCGCCCGACGCACCCCGACGCAGTGCAGGCCCACGTGCTGGGTTGCTTCTCCCCTGCTGAGCAGGAGCTGCTGCCCCTACTCCTGGATCGCGCCACCGACCTGCTTCTGGACCACATCCGTGAGCGGAGCCAGGGGCCCTCATCCAGCCCCTGA